TTTCACAGACCTCAAGATTGTGCTCACTGATGCTGTGGTCGCAAACGGAGAGGTGGTCACTCCTGAGGTGGCAATCCTCTATGGTAGCTTCATCCAGACTGTGATTGACTTCTTGATCATCGCATTTGTCATCTTCATGGCTATCAAGGCTATAAATAAGATGAAACGTGAGAAGCCTGCAGAGCCCGAAGCTCCGGCTGCTCCGCCTGCAGATGTTCAACTTTTGACAGAGATTCGTGATCTTCTCAAGAAACAACAGTAAGGTCTGTTGCGATATTCCTAGTGATGGATAAAGAGGAGCCTTGAGTCATCAAAAGACTCAAGGCTTCTCTTTATACCTTGTAGATGGAAGATCGCAAATCTTTATGGTCATTGCTAAATTCATATATTTTCTCTATTTTAGCGGTGTTTTATACGATACAAAGCGGCGTGTAGAGGATCGTATAACCTTTTTTGAACTAAGAGTGAAAACCCTAATTTTTTTCTTTCAGAGAACATGGAAGTACGTATCAGTCGTATAGTAAGTGAGCATTACGACTACACGCGAAAAGAAGCAGAAGAATACATCCGTCAAGGAAGAATTACTCGTAATGGCGAAGTCATAACCATAGGAGACAAAGCCTCTGTCAATGATGAAATCGAACTCGACGGTGTACGCATTCCTCTCAAAGGTATATTCAAAAAACTCGAACGTGAAGCTGCAGGTAAAGAGACCGGAAGCAAGTTCAGGCAAAATGATGACGAATACAAAGATGCGTTCAATCCCAAGAGTC
This is a stretch of genomic DNA from Porphyromonas cangingivalis. It encodes these proteins:
- the mscL gene encoding large-conductance mechanosensitive channel protein MscL, which codes for MGLIKEFKEFAVKGNVVDMAVGIIIGGAFGKIVSSLVNDVIMPPIGKLIGGVNFTDLKIVLTDAVVANGEVVTPEVAILYGSFIQTVIDFLIIAFVIFMAIKAINKMKREKPAEPEAPAAPPADVQLLTEIRDLLKKQQ
- a CDS encoding S4 domain-containing protein, producing MEVRISRIVSEHYDYTRKEAEEYIRQGRITRNGEVITIGDKASVNDEIELDGVRIPLKGIFKKLEREAAGKETGSKFRQNDDEYKDAFNPKSRELRKGRKNEFAPKRKGKNSMY